A single region of the Sorghum bicolor cultivar BTx623 chromosome 7, Sorghum_bicolor_NCBIv3, whole genome shotgun sequence genome encodes:
- the LOC110437229 gene encoding cyclin-dependent kinase inhibitor 1C-like, with the protein MPRRSAAVYRALFTAARAPPVAPAPSPVPAPVPAPVPEPEVVASASDEEEEALDTGSPTPTPSAPTSVAVPIPQAAAPAPPAPAPPAPAPHASTGSAPTP; encoded by the coding sequence atgcctCGTCGCAGCGCAGCCGTGTACCGTGCCCTCTTCACTGCGGCCCGTGCTCCGCCAGTTGCACCAGCACCATCACCAGTACCTGCACCTGTACCAGCACCTGTACCTGAGCCTGAGGTCGTCGCCTCTGCtagcgacgaggaggaggaggctttGGACACGGGGTCTCCTACGCCTACACCCTCAGCGCCTACTTCGGTGGCAGTTCCGATCCCACAGGCCGCCGCTCCAGCTCCACCTGCGCCTGCACCACCTGCGCCCGCACCGCACGCGTCTACGGGTTCAGCACCGACGCCTTAG